One Ostrinia nubilalis chromosome 4, ilOstNubi1.1, whole genome shotgun sequence DNA window includes the following coding sequences:
- the LOC135071323 gene encoding uncharacterized protein LOC135071323 — translation MNELVLSPTDEDNVTLRHRSPRSVNLTSLCDLGTSSPETQTHHVNTLQNDTVADLKEYFSKLIHSQTESLRSTISELTDTIKKQNNRIEQLESRVHELESGRNDISAITSLEKRIEDLQTEIGDRDQALLSNDVEISGCPEQAGENSTHIVIALARKIGVELDEKDLVAVERAGPPRLAPRDGAPARPRPLAVRLTRRATRDALLRAARVRRAVTTEGLSLAGPPRPFYINERLTKHHRQLFQKARELARNHNFKYVWTREGCIFTRQAEGKPRHRLRSDADLSRVFGLSEV, via the coding sequence ATGAATGAACTCGTCCTGTCACCCACCGACGAAGACAATGTCACCCTTCGCCACAGGTCTCCGCGATCTGTCAACCTGACCTCACTTTGCGACCTGGGTACATCGAGTCCAGAAACACAGACTCATCACGTTAACACTCTTCAAAATGATACAGTGGCCGATCTGAAAGAGTACTTCAGCAAACTTATACACAGCCAGACAGAAAGTCTGCGCTCGACAATATCTGAGCttactgacacaatcaaaaaGCAGAATAACCGGATAGAACAACTTGAGAGTAGAGTACACGAGCTAGAAAGCGGAAGGAACGATATCTCAGCAATTACATCCCTAGAAAAAAGGATTGAGGATCTTCAAACGGAAATTGGTGACCGGGACCAGGCGCTTCTATCAAACGACGTGGAAATTTCTGGCTGTCCCGAACAAGCTGGCGAGAACAGTACTCACATCGTCATCGCCCTCGCAAGGAAAATTGGAGTGGAGCTCGACGAGAAAGATCTAGTCGCAGTGGAGAGGGCGGGGCCCCCGCGGCTCGCGCCGCGAGACGGCGCGCCCGCCCGCCCACGGCCTCTGGCGGTGCGACTCACTCGCCGTGCTACGCGGGACGCCTTACTCCGGGCGGCGCGCGTGCGTCGCGCTGTCACCACCGAGGGCCTGTCGCTGGCGGGCCCGCCGCGCCCCTTCTATATCAACGAGAGGCTCACCAAACACCACCGCCAACTGTTTCAAAAGGCGCGCGAACTTGCGCGCAATCACAACTTTAAATACGTCTGGACCCGGGAGGGATGCATTTTCACTCGCCAAGCGGAGGGTAAACCGCGCCATAGACTTCGATCTGATGCTGACCTGAGTAGGGTTTTTGGTTTATCGGAAGTTTGA